The following are encoded in a window of Loxodonta africana isolate mLoxAfr1 chromosome Y, mLoxAfr1.hap2, whole genome shotgun sequence genomic DNA:
- the SRY gene encoding sex-determining region Y protein, protein MFRVSKSEDYSPAAQQSVGKNPSLLWTNNPRSSYWCGGRGKNGRESDGVRVKRPMNAFLVWSRDQRRKMALENPQMRNSEISKLLGYQWKMLTDAEKRPFLEEAQRLRAMHREKYPDYKYRPCRKAKMVQRSDSLLPAGSSSMLCTRMHVDPKLYPFTYRDSSSKAPCSRMENPLTYSQAVNTASSQLQEECHRNSTSLRDNPVTLVTQTHADALLYHSLQPGHSHLHFQY, encoded by the coding sequence ATGTTCAGAGTATCGAAGAGCGAAGATTACAGCCCAGCAGCACAACAAAGTGTCGGGAAAAACCCTTCCCTACTTTGGACGAACAATCCTAGATCAAGTTATTGGTGTGGTGGAAGAGGAAAGAATGGCAGAGAGAGCGACGGGGTCCGGGTCAAGCGGCCGATGAACGCCTTCCTGGTGTGGTCTCGCGATCAGAGACGGAAGATGGCGCTAGAGAATCCCCAAATGCGCAACTCAGAGATCAGCAAGCTGCTGGGATACCAGTGGAAAATGCTTACGGATGCCGAAAAACGGCCGTTCTTGGAGGAGGCGCAGAGACTAAGGGCCATGCACCGAGAGAAATACCCGGACTATAAGTATCGTCCTTGTCGGAAGGCTAAGATGGTGCAGAGGAGTGACAGTCTGCTGCCCGCAGGCTCCTCGTCAATGCTGTGCACTCGGATGCACGTGGACCCGAAGTTGTACCCTTTCACATACAGAGACAGCTCTTCTAAGGCCCCATGCTCACGAATGGAGAACCCGCTAACCTACTCACAGGCGGTGAACACGGCCAGCTCACAGCTCCAAGAGGAGTGTCACCGCAACTCGACAAGCCTGCGTGACAATCCGGTAACCCTGGTTACGCAAACCCACGCAGATGCTCTCCTTTACCATAGTTTACAGCCCGGACAttctcatcttcattttcagtattGA